In one Halosimplex halophilum genomic region, the following are encoded:
- a CDS encoding DUF7282 domain-containing protein, which translates to MFERRGGSTLGVLFVLAVAVAGTAAIPAFAAAGPDTRAGTAPANAGGGTQCPVGGGAVGSAAAADGGADDSGPGGASTASAASDHSLASYPEAPRTDVARGDIAAIETGITRGETGTVRIESVDGEFNVSLTFANNDGRKPAELYVNTYLAGNETAVAGLAYTAGDNDRVAVEDRESVTGAPMPVGAYDVTVETRSGTTTQRLTVDDPAVGDTTLQRAPGDRFGELDSDEDIVAAREAGLITEPPMTDDGPEAALGDTMVYRLNASGVYGLLAAQGGATSEANFLAATGEEGPFDLSITSSGDCESAVDVRGSVADGTARVIPDPDSETLYVTADLRRVAVREGLDRGFRGPGRATYTFSGGSHIAESDTTTAVDYTVAAREYSYDADGGILVRAAEPGQRVAGETNLAPGTNLTVNVTGLDRDYETSARTTVDDDGSFGVDVDLSDARDDARYTASIAQIDDSETLLTTGSAEATAVLFEEYASASSSEADRVENARVALEDGGFLAAYRVPPNEQVTREDLIGRSGYLQPGVHDPTVSLDRPLTRSENVVLVAHRDGDGDGRFDYPADDSPYRIGSDPVYGVGRVLLDGGSKPPRNPQYLGVTLPPADEITGTPVPTATPTDEPTATATPSPTPTATPTDRAVTTTELPPPTLRGTDTPTATPAGTTAPNGTGVPTAANGTAGPNGTAASGTATVTDGAADGFGPGFGVTAVVVAVVLFGAAALSRRE; encoded by the coding sequence ATGTTCGAGAGACGCGGCGGTTCGACGCTCGGAGTACTGTTCGTCCTGGCGGTGGCGGTCGCCGGGACCGCGGCGATACCGGCGTTCGCGGCCGCTGGACCGGATACACGGGCCGGGACGGCGCCGGCGAACGCGGGCGGCGGGACGCAGTGTCCGGTCGGCGGCGGGGCGGTCGGGTCGGCGGCGGCCGCAGATGGGGGCGCTGACGACAGCGGTCCCGGCGGCGCTTCGACCGCGTCGGCGGCGAGCGACCACTCGCTGGCGAGCTACCCGGAGGCGCCGCGGACGGACGTGGCCCGGGGGGACATCGCGGCCATCGAGACGGGGATCACGCGCGGCGAGACGGGGACCGTCCGGATCGAGTCGGTCGACGGCGAGTTCAACGTCTCGCTGACGTTCGCGAACAACGACGGGCGCAAGCCGGCGGAGCTGTACGTCAACACCTACCTCGCGGGCAACGAGACGGCGGTCGCCGGCCTCGCGTACACCGCCGGCGACAACGACCGCGTGGCCGTCGAGGACCGGGAGTCGGTCACCGGCGCGCCGATGCCGGTCGGCGCCTACGACGTGACCGTCGAGACGCGGTCGGGGACGACCACGCAGCGGCTGACCGTCGACGACCCCGCGGTCGGCGACACGACGCTCCAGCGGGCGCCCGGCGACCGGTTCGGCGAACTGGACTCCGACGAGGACATCGTCGCGGCCCGCGAGGCGGGTCTGATCACGGAGCCGCCGATGACTGACGACGGCCCGGAGGCCGCGCTGGGCGACACGATGGTCTACCGGCTGAACGCCAGCGGGGTCTACGGACTGCTGGCCGCACAGGGCGGCGCGACCAGCGAGGCGAACTTCCTCGCCGCCACGGGCGAGGAGGGTCCGTTCGACCTGTCGATCACCTCGTCGGGCGACTGCGAGTCGGCCGTCGACGTCCGCGGGAGCGTCGCGGACGGGACCGCCCGGGTGATCCCCGACCCGGACAGCGAGACGCTGTACGTGACCGCCGACCTGCGGCGCGTGGCCGTCCGCGAGGGCCTCGACCGCGGGTTCCGCGGGCCCGGGCGGGCGACATACACGTTCTCCGGGGGGAGTCACATCGCCGAATCCGATACGACGACCGCGGTCGACTACACGGTCGCGGCCCGCGAGTACAGCTACGACGCCGACGGCGGGATCCTCGTCCGGGCGGCCGAACCCGGCCAGCGGGTCGCCGGCGAGACGAACCTGGCGCCGGGGACGAACCTGACGGTCAACGTCACGGGGCTCGACCGCGACTACGAGACGAGCGCGCGGACGACCGTCGACGACGACGGGAGCTTCGGCGTCGACGTCGACCTGAGCGACGCGCGCGACGACGCGCGGTACACCGCCTCGATCGCCCAGATCGACGACTCGGAGACGCTGCTGACGACGGGGTCGGCCGAGGCGACGGCCGTCCTCTTCGAGGAGTACGCGTCGGCGAGTTCGAGCGAGGCCGACCGGGTCGAGAACGCCCGCGTCGCGCTCGAAGACGGCGGGTTCCTGGCGGCCTACCGCGTGCCGCCGAACGAACAGGTGACCCGGGAGGACCTGATCGGTCGCTCGGGGTACCTCCAGCCGGGGGTCCACGACCCGACGGTGTCGCTCGACCGCCCGCTGACCCGCAGTGAGAACGTCGTCCTCGTGGCCCACCGCGACGGCGACGGCGACGGCCGGTTCGACTACCCGGCCGACGACAGCCCCTACCGGATCGGCAGCGACCCGGTCTACGGCGTGGGCAGGGTGCTGCTCGACGGCGGGTCGAAACCGCCGAGAAATCCGCAGTACCTCGGCGTGACGCTCCCGCCGGCCGACGAGATCACGGGGACGCCGGTCCCGACGGCGACGCCGACCGACGAGCCGACGGCGACCGCCACCCCGTCGCCGACGCCGACCGCGACGCCGACGGACCGTGCGGTCACGACGACGGAGCTCCCGCCGCCGACGCTGCGCGGGACGGACACGCCGACGGCGACGCCCGCGGGGACGACCGCCCCGAACGGGACCGGCGTCCCGACCGCCGCGAACGGCACCGCCGGGCCGAACGGCACGGCCGCCAGCGGGACCGCGACGGTCACAGACGGCGCCGCCGACGGGTTCGGCCCCGGGTTCGGAGTGACAGCGGTCGTCGTGGCCGTCGTCCTGTTCGGCGCGGCCGCGCTGTCGCGGCGGGAGTAG
- the rocF gene encoding arginase codes for MDRPVRVLGVPMDLGADRRGVDMGPSAIRYAGLADELESLGIDCDDGGNVPVPSPERTEADAGRPPDGRAKYLAATERVCRDLADEVATAVADGAVPLVLGGDHSIAIGTVGGVARDRDMGVVWFDAHGDFNTPATTPSGNVHGMSVAAILGRGAFADSDWAASPTVDPENVAMVGLRDLDDEEREALRESDVTAFSMTDVDQRGLPEVTREAVEAATDGTDGVHVSLDMDFLDPTEAPGVGTPVRGGASYREGHTAMEVVSRTTGSDLVSMEIVEVNPILDDHNRTAELAVELAASALGKRIL; via the coding sequence ATGGACCGACCGGTACGCGTCCTCGGCGTCCCGATGGACCTGGGCGCGGACAGGCGCGGCGTCGACATGGGCCCGTCGGCCATCCGCTACGCCGGACTGGCCGACGAACTGGAGTCGCTCGGGATCGACTGCGACGACGGCGGAAACGTCCCGGTCCCCAGCCCGGAACGGACCGAGGCGGACGCCGGCCGCCCCCCTGATGGTCGGGCGAAGTACCTCGCGGCGACCGAGCGGGTGTGTCGTGACCTCGCCGACGAGGTGGCCACGGCCGTCGCCGACGGCGCGGTCCCGCTCGTCCTCGGCGGCGACCACTCCATCGCCATCGGGACCGTCGGCGGCGTCGCCCGCGACCGGGACATGGGGGTCGTCTGGTTCGACGCCCACGGCGACTTCAACACGCCCGCCACCACACCGAGCGGGAACGTCCACGGGATGTCCGTCGCCGCGATCCTCGGCCGCGGCGCGTTCGCCGACAGCGACTGGGCGGCGTCCCCCACGGTCGACCCCGAGAACGTCGCGATGGTCGGCCTGCGCGACCTCGACGACGAGGAGCGCGAGGCCCTCCGGGAGAGCGACGTGACCGCGTTCTCGATGACCGACGTCGACCAGCGCGGCCTGCCCGAGGTGACCCGCGAGGCCGTCGAGGCCGCGACCGACGGGACCGACGGCGTCCACGTCAGCCTCGACATGGACTTCCTCGACCCGACCGAGGCCCCCGGCGTGGGCACGCCCGTCCGCGGCGGCGCCTCCTACCGCGAGGGCCACACCGCGATGGAGGTCGTCTCCCGGACGACCGGCTCCGACCTCGTCTCGATGGAGATCGTCGAGGTCAACCCCATCCTCGACGACCACAACAGGACCGCCGAACTCGCGGTCGAACTCGCCGCGAGCGCGCTCGGCAAACGCATCCTCTGA
- a CDS encoding NAD-dependent epimerase/dehydratase family protein has translation MDGKRVLVTGGAGFIGSNLANHLAADNDVIALDDCYLGTPDNLDESVEFVEGSVLDDDLPTDVDVVFHIAALSSYAMHEDDPTRGARVNVEGFVNTVDQARQDGCDTVVYASTSSIYGDRTDPSPEDMDVTVNTGYEASKLAREKYAEYFANHYDMSMAGMRFFSVYQGMEDGAEEHKGEYANLIAQFADDIANGRNPEIWGDGSQTRDFTHVDDIVRGLELAADHQLTGVYNLGTGQQYSFNTLVDRINDELGTDVEPVYEDNPIPEDVYVHDTMADASRMREATGWEPEISFEEGVRRVCSQYE, from the coding sequence ATGGACGGCAAGCGGGTACTCGTCACGGGCGGCGCGGGGTTCATCGGGTCGAACCTGGCGAACCACCTCGCCGCGGACAACGACGTGATCGCGCTGGACGACTGTTATCTGGGGACGCCCGACAACCTCGACGAGTCGGTCGAGTTCGTCGAGGGGTCGGTCCTGGACGACGACCTGCCGACGGACGTGGACGTGGTCTTCCACATCGCGGCGCTGTCCTCCTACGCGATGCACGAGGACGACCCGACGCGGGGCGCCCGGGTCAACGTCGAGGGGTTCGTCAACACGGTCGACCAGGCCCGCCAGGACGGCTGCGATACCGTCGTCTACGCCTCCACCTCGTCGATCTACGGCGACCGCACGGACCCCTCCCCCGAGGACATGGACGTGACGGTCAACACGGGCTACGAGGCGTCGAAGCTCGCCCGCGAGAAGTACGCCGAGTACTTCGCCAACCACTACGACATGTCCATGGCCGGCATGCGCTTCTTCTCCGTGTATCAAGGGATGGAAGACGGTGCGGAGGAGCACAAGGGCGAGTACGCCAACCTCATCGCGCAGTTCGCCGACGACATCGCCAACGGCCGCAACCCCGAGATCTGGGGCGACGGCTCGCAAACCCGGGACTTCACCCACGTCGACGACATCGTCCGCGGGCTCGAACTCGCCGCCGACCACCAACTCACGGGCGTCTACAACCTCGGCACCGGCCAGCAGTACAGTTTCAACACCCTCGTCGACCGCATCAACGACGAACTGGGCACCGACGTCGAACCCGTCTACGAAGACAACCCCATCCCCGAGGACGTCTACGTCCACGACACGATGGCCGACGCCTCCAGGATGCGCGAGGCCACCGGCTGGGAACCCGAGATCTCCTTCGAGGAGGGCGTCCGGCGCGTCTGCAGCCAGTACGAGTAA
- a CDS encoding HTH domain-containing protein, which yields MSSIELTPSQKNILQELVNLYRESESAVKGEDIAEKVDRNPGTIRNQMQSLKALQLVEGVPGPKGGYKPTATAYDALQIQDMDQAADVPLAHNGSDIEDANVEEIDLTSVHHPEECRAEIQLQGSIADFHEGDTITVGPTPLSKLQIIGTLEGKDDTNNKLILTIDDMRAPAGEPEH from the coding sequence ATGTCATCAATCGAGTTGACGCCCAGCCAGAAAAACATCCTGCAGGAGCTGGTCAATCTCTACCGGGAGTCCGAGAGCGCGGTGAAAGGGGAGGACATCGCCGAGAAGGTCGACCGCAACCCCGGGACGATCCGCAACCAGATGCAGAGTCTCAAGGCCCTCCAACTGGTCGAGGGCGTCCCCGGTCCGAAGGGCGGGTACAAGCCGACGGCGACCGCCTACGACGCGCTCCAGATCCAGGACATGGACCAGGCCGCCGACGTGCCGCTGGCCCACAACGGCTCGGACATCGAGGACGCCAACGTCGAGGAGATCGACCTCACCAGCGTCCACCACCCCGAGGAGTGCCGCGCCGAGATCCAGCTGCAGGGGTCGATCGCCGACTTCCACGAGGGCGACACCATCACCGTCGGCCCGACGCCGCTCTCGAAGCTCCAGATCATCGGCACGCTCGAGGGCAAGGACGACACCAACAACAAGCTCATCCTCACCATCGACGACATGCGCGCACCCGCCGGCGAACCCGAGCACTGA
- a CDS encoding NAD(P)/FAD-dependent oxidoreductase, with translation MSDNVVVLGSGYAGAGAVKSLESHLDGRANVTWISDVDYHLVLHESHRCIRDPSVREKVTIPVEEVKSPSTTFRQATVEGVDTDERVVELADGDEVAYDYLLVGIGSRTAFFGIEGLREHAHTLKSLDDALSIHDAVSEAAAGATRDDPATVVVGGAGLSGIQTAGEIAEYRDDYGANVDIELVEGLDRVLPNSDPELQGALRKRLEAADVNIHTGEFIGEVDEDTVYIGDDTEMDYDVLIWTGGITGRDAIADANVDKDERSNRIFADMTFETDDDRVFAIGDAALVDQPGDDPAPPTAQAAWQAAEVAGENLARRVKGQPLTEWTYDDKGTVVSVGDEAVAHDVKFLPISTFGGKPAEILKKGIAARWIADVSSIGNAIDAWPDM, from the coding sequence ATGAGCGACAACGTCGTCGTGCTCGGGTCCGGTTACGCGGGCGCGGGTGCCGTCAAGAGCCTCGAATCCCACCTCGACGGGCGGGCCAACGTGACCTGGATCTCCGACGTGGACTACCACCTCGTGCTCCACGAGTCCCACCGCTGTATCCGCGACCCGAGCGTCCGCGAGAAGGTCACCATCCCGGTCGAGGAGGTCAAGTCGCCGTCGACGACGTTCCGCCAGGCCACGGTCGAGGGCGTCGACACCGACGAACGGGTCGTCGAACTCGCGGACGGCGACGAGGTGGCCTACGACTACCTGCTGGTCGGGATCGGCTCGCGCACCGCCTTCTTCGGCATCGAGGGCCTCCGCGAGCACGCCCACACGCTCAAGAGCCTCGACGACGCCCTCTCGATCCACGACGCCGTCTCCGAGGCCGCCGCGGGCGCCACGCGGGACGACCCCGCGACGGTCGTCGTCGGCGGCGCCGGTCTCTCGGGCATCCAGACCGCCGGCGAGATCGCCGAGTACCGCGACGACTACGGCGCCAACGTCGACATCGAACTCGTCGAGGGGCTCGACCGCGTGCTGCCCAACAGCGACCCCGAACTGCAGGGCGCGCTCCGCAAGCGCCTGGAGGCCGCCGACGTGAACATCCACACCGGCGAGTTCATCGGCGAGGTCGACGAGGACACCGTCTACATCGGCGACGACACCGAGATGGACTACGACGTGCTCATCTGGACCGGCGGCATCACCGGCCGCGACGCCATCGCGGACGCGAACGTCGACAAGGACGAGCGGAGCAACCGCATCTTCGCCGACATGACCTTCGAGACGGACGACGACCGCGTGTTCGCCATCGGCGACGCCGCGCTGGTCGACCAGCCCGGCGACGACCCCGCGCCGCCGACGGCCCAGGCCGCCTGGCAGGCCGCCGAGGTCGCCGGCGAGAACCTCGCCCGCCGCGTCAAGGGCCAGCCGCTCACCGAGTGGACCTACGACGACAAGGGCACCGTCGTCTCCGTCGGCGACGAGGCCGTCGCCCACGACGTGAAGTTCCTCCCCATCTCCACCTTCGGCGGCAAGCCCGCCGAGATCCTCAAGAAGGGCATCGCAGCCCGCTGGATCGCCGACGTGTCCTCGATCGGCAACGCCATCGACGCCTGGCCCGACATGTGA
- a CDS encoding DUF7344 domain-containing protein gives MTPSESATYRILAHRRRRQLLRYLQDAEDKVAQVDTLVECIAQEASDSPPPDRRSIRIGLYHHQLPFLDEKGVIDFDHRSETVRYRSHPKLEAELEQGSDAETADDAPPFP, from the coding sequence ATGACCCCCTCGGAGAGTGCAACATACCGGATTCTCGCACACCGACGCCGACGCCAACTCCTGCGGTATCTTCAGGACGCCGAAGACAAAGTGGCCCAAGTCGATACCCTCGTTGAGTGCATCGCCCAGGAAGCATCGGACTCCCCGCCCCCCGACCGTAGGTCGATTCGGATCGGCCTCTATCACCACCAGCTACCGTTTCTGGATGAGAAGGGCGTGATCGATTTCGATCACCGCTCGGAGACAGTTCGGTATCGGAGCCATCCGAAGCTCGAAGCGGAACTGGAACAAGGTAGTGACGCCGAAACAGCCGACGACGCACCACCGTTCCCCTGA
- a CDS encoding HalOD1 output domain-containing protein, whose amino-acid sequence MDCSFGDAPVKRQFDWSTTDPSHAVVLGVAELEGVEATRLPEKFDTTLSDHVDPDALDTLVRSEARVVISFTYEEYSIQIEGDTLFASR is encoded by the coding sequence GTGGATTGTTCTTTCGGAGACGCCCCAGTCAAGCGCCAGTTCGATTGGTCAACGACAGATCCGAGCCACGCGGTCGTTCTCGGAGTCGCAGAACTGGAAGGTGTAGAAGCGACCCGGCTCCCCGAGAAGTTTGACACGACCCTATCGGACCACGTTGACCCCGACGCGCTTGACACACTTGTCCGCTCGGAGGCTCGCGTCGTGATCTCGTTCACCTATGAAGAGTATTCGATTCAGATCGAGGGAGACACGCTGTTTGCATCGCGCTAG
- a CDS encoding methyl-accepting chemotaxis protein, with translation MPAEGATEPAAATGGLRSGLRTFVEYIPSGDTIPDEAWRRRHRNILLVVLAHVPVLFLLGTFEGTETTFSGATIPAIPLSTVLLELGVLVGLVAAASRSRLPRRARTALGTVSLLTASIVLVQFSGGFIEAHFHFFVAMAVVAVYEDWFPFALGIGKVVLTHGVFGMINPGRVYNHEAAIANPWAWGLIHGVFVLALAAALMSHWYSTERSREEATERLREAEQKREQVTDLEEQRAEIERAKAEAEAAQERAEERRREVERLNDHLEAKADDYSAAMSRAADGALYVRLDPESESEAMTRIAEAFNEMIAETESAMAEIQGFAAEVGEASAEADDGAAAVEEASEAVRESIEAISEGASEQSEQLDAVSAEMSDLSATVEEVAASAQTVAETSRETAEIADDGAETARTAIENTRESRAAIGSTADRVEALDDRMAEIGEIVDLIGDVAEQTNMLALNANIEAARAGSGGDAAGDGFAVVAEEVKQLAEETRASATEIEELVEETQAQTTATVEEARRAERRMGESVDVVADVVDAFERVAENAEETDSGIREISETTDEQAASTEEAVSTVEAVAEISRSTADESEQAAATAREQATAIAEVSGNVTSLSERAGRLQSLLGTFEVGEGTAGRGTPAAGGTVAVEDGGRPE, from the coding sequence ATGCCAGCCGAGGGAGCCACCGAACCGGCCGCAGCGACCGGGGGGCTGCGGTCCGGTCTCCGAACCTTCGTCGAGTACATCCCGAGCGGGGACACGATCCCCGACGAGGCGTGGCGGCGGCGCCACCGCAACATCCTCCTCGTGGTCCTCGCCCACGTCCCCGTGCTCTTTCTGCTGGGGACCTTCGAGGGGACCGAGACGACGTTCTCCGGGGCGACGATCCCCGCCATCCCGCTGTCGACCGTCCTGCTGGAGCTCGGAGTCCTGGTCGGGCTGGTCGCCGCGGCGAGCCGCTCGCGGCTGCCCCGGCGCGCCCGCACCGCGCTCGGTACGGTCAGCCTGCTGACGGCGTCGATCGTCCTCGTCCAGTTCTCCGGCGGGTTCATCGAGGCGCACTTCCACTTCTTCGTCGCGATGGCGGTCGTCGCGGTCTACGAGGACTGGTTCCCGTTCGCCCTGGGGATCGGGAAGGTCGTCCTCACCCACGGCGTCTTCGGGATGATCAATCCCGGTCGGGTGTACAACCACGAGGCCGCGATCGCCAATCCGTGGGCCTGGGGACTGATCCACGGGGTGTTCGTCCTCGCGCTGGCCGCCGCCCTGATGTCCCACTGGTACTCGACGGAGCGGTCCCGCGAGGAAGCGACCGAGCGGCTCCGCGAGGCCGAACAGAAACGCGAGCAGGTCACCGATCTGGAGGAGCAGCGGGCGGAGATCGAGCGGGCGAAGGCCGAGGCGGAGGCGGCCCAGGAGCGCGCCGAGGAGCGCCGGCGGGAGGTCGAGCGGCTGAACGACCACCTCGAAGCGAAGGCCGACGACTACAGCGCGGCGATGTCGCGGGCCGCGGACGGCGCCCTGTACGTCCGGCTGGACCCCGAGAGCGAGAGCGAGGCGATGACGCGGATCGCCGAGGCGTTCAACGAGATGATCGCGGAGACGGAGTCGGCGATGGCGGAGATCCAGGGGTTCGCCGCGGAGGTCGGCGAGGCGAGCGCCGAGGCCGACGACGGGGCCGCGGCGGTCGAGGAAGCCAGCGAGGCGGTCCGCGAGTCGATCGAGGCGATCTCCGAGGGCGCGAGCGAGCAGTCCGAACAGCTCGACGCGGTGTCGGCGGAGATGAGCGACCTGTCGGCGACGGTCGAGGAGGTGGCGGCCTCCGCGCAGACGGTCGCCGAGACCTCCCGCGAGACGGCCGAGATCGCCGACGATGGGGCGGAGACGGCGCGGACGGCGATCGAGAACACGCGGGAGAGCCGCGCGGCGATCGGCTCGACGGCCGACCGGGTCGAGGCGCTCGACGACCGGATGGCCGAGATCGGGGAGATCGTCGACCTCATCGGCGACGTGGCCGAGCAGACGAACATGCTGGCGCTGAACGCCAACATCGAGGCGGCGCGGGCCGGCAGCGGCGGCGACGCGGCCGGCGACGGGTTCGCGGTCGTCGCGGAGGAGGTCAAACAGCTCGCCGAGGAGACCCGGGCGTCGGCGACGGAGATCGAGGAGCTCGTCGAGGAGACGCAGGCCCAGACGACGGCGACCGTCGAGGAGGCGCGCCGCGCCGAGCGGCGGATGGGCGAGAGCGTCGACGTGGTCGCGGACGTGGTCGACGCGTTCGAGCGGGTCGCCGAGAACGCAGAGGAGACCGACAGCGGGATCCGGGAGATCAGCGAGACGACCGACGAGCAGGCCGCCAGCACCGAGGAGGCGGTCTCGACGGTCGAGGCGGTCGCCGAGATCAGCCGCTCGACCGCCGACGAGAGCGAGCAGGCGGCGGCGACCGCCCGGGAGCAGGCAACCGCGATCGCCGAGGTCAGCGGGAACGTCACGTCGCTGAGCGAGCGGGCCGGACGCCTGCAGTCGCTGCTGGGGACCTTCGAGGTCGGCGAGGGGACCGCCGGCCGGGGAACGCCCGCGGCCGGCGGGACGGTCGCGGTCGAGGACGGCGGCCGGCCGGAGTGA
- a CDS encoding hemolysin family protein — protein sequence MVDILFSTGRLLAALFLVALNGFFVASEFAYVRVRSSAVDQMVAEGRAGADLLRDALDELDNYLAVTQLGITLASLSLGWIGEPAIAALIDPVLGAAFPNAPVHLIAVGIGFGIITFLHVVFGELAPKTIAIARAEQIALFVSPPMKFFYYIFIPGLVVLNGTANYFTRLIGVPPASETEETLSEEEILTVLSRSGTEGHVDATEVEMIERVFELDDVSVREVMVPRPDVASVPADATLADLREAVLDSGHTRYPVLDAEDPDQVVGFVDVKDVFRAEESMADDVTAADIAREMPLIPETGAVDDLLAEFQAEQRQMAGVIDEWGSFEGIATVEDVLEQVVGDLRDDFDAAEREPTVDERADGSFAIDGGVVLTEVEDALDTEFETDDVGTVGGLVLDRLGRAPEVGDEVTVDGYRFTVAAVDGARIDEVTARAVEESDEGTGTDEKGVADAETQDSPTTDDAGE from the coding sequence ATGGTAGACATCCTGTTCTCGACGGGGCGCCTGCTCGCCGCGCTGTTCCTGGTGGCCCTGAACGGCTTCTTCGTCGCCTCGGAGTTCGCGTACGTCCGCGTCCGGTCGAGCGCGGTCGACCAGATGGTCGCGGAGGGCCGAGCGGGCGCGGACCTGCTGCGGGACGCGCTGGACGAACTCGACAACTACCTGGCGGTGACCCAGCTCGGGATCACGCTCGCCTCGCTCTCGCTGGGCTGGATCGGCGAACCGGCCATCGCGGCGCTGATCGACCCGGTCCTGGGCGCCGCGTTCCCCAACGCCCCCGTCCACCTCATCGCCGTCGGGATCGGGTTCGGGATCATCACGTTCCTGCACGTCGTCTTCGGGGAACTCGCGCCGAAGACCATCGCGATCGCCCGGGCCGAGCAGATCGCCCTGTTCGTCTCCCCGCCGATGAAGTTCTTCTACTACATCTTCATCCCCGGGCTGGTCGTCCTCAACGGGACGGCGAACTACTTCACGCGCCTGATCGGCGTCCCGCCGGCCTCGGAGACCGAGGAGACCCTCTCCGAGGAGGAGATCCTGACGGTCCTCTCGCGGTCGGGCACGGAGGGTCACGTCGACGCGACCGAGGTGGAGATGATCGAGCGCGTGTTCGAACTCGACGACGTCTCGGTCCGGGAGGTGATGGTCCCGCGGCCGGACGTGGCGAGCGTCCCGGCGGACGCCACGCTGGCGGACCTGCGCGAGGCGGTCCTCGACTCGGGTCACACCCGGTATCCGGTGCTCGACGCCGAGGACCCCGACCAGGTGGTCGGGTTCGTCGACGTGAAGGACGTCTTCCGGGCCGAGGAGTCGATGGCCGACGACGTGACCGCGGCCGACATCGCCCGGGAGATGCCGCTGATCCCCGAGACCGGGGCCGTCGACGACCTGCTCGCGGAGTTCCAGGCCGAGCAGCGCCAGATGGCCGGTGTCATCGACGAGTGGGGCTCCTTCGAGGGGATCGCGACCGTCGAGGACGTGCTCGAACAGGTCGTCGGCGACCTCCGCGACGACTTCGACGCCGCCGAGCGCGAGCCGACGGTCGACGAGCGGGCCGACGGCTCCTTCGCCATCGACGGCGGCGTCGTCCTCACCGAAGTCGAGGACGCTCTCGACACCGAGTTCGAGACCGACGACGTGGGCACGGTCGGGGGGCTCGTCCTCGACCGGCTCGGCCGCGCGCCGGAGGTCGGCGACGAGGTGACCGTCGACGGCTACCGGTTCACGGTCGCGGCCGTCGACGGCGCCCGGATCGACGAAGTGACGGCCAGAGCGGTCGAAGAGAGCGACGAGGGGACGGGGACCGACGAGAAGGGAGTCGCCGACGCCGAGACCCAGGACTCGCCGACGACCGACGACGCCGGCGAGTGA
- a CDS encoding nucleoside phosphorylase yields MSDGDDAAGGNGAATGDAPTDGDTPASEDPNDGEQYHLEVSPGDVADSVLLPGNPERVEKITDGWDGHELVAEHREYRTATGTYDDTPISVTSTGIGSPSAAIAVEELARVGVDTLLRVGSCGAIREEASVGDLVITAGAVRQEGTSDEYVREDYPASADDRVVGALVTAAERLDYDHHVGLTASTDSFYAGQGRPGFRGFEAAGSDALVENLREANVLNFEMEAAAILTLANLYGLRAGAVCTVYANRVTGEFRTEGERKAAKVASEAVSILAEMDDAAEAAGVDRWHPGLGLGE; encoded by the coding sequence ATGAGCGACGGGGACGACGCCGCCGGCGGGAACGGGGCGGCGACCGGGGACGCACCGACCGACGGAGACACCCCCGCCAGCGAGGACCCCAACGACGGCGAGCAGTACCACCTCGAAGTCTCGCCGGGGGACGTGGCCGACAGCGTGCTCCTGCCGGGCAACCCCGAGCGCGTCGAGAAGATCACCGACGGCTGGGACGGCCACGAGCTCGTGGCCGAACACCGCGAGTACCGCACCGCCACCGGGACCTACGACGACACGCCGATATCGGTCACGTCGACGGGGATCGGCTCGCCGTCGGCAGCGATCGCCGTCGAGGAACTCGCCCGCGTCGGCGTGGACACGCTGCTCCGGGTGGGGTCCTGCGGCGCCATCCGCGAAGAGGCGTCCGTGGGCGATCTCGTCATCACCGCCGGCGCCGTCCGCCAGGAGGGGACCAGCGACGAGTACGTCCGCGAGGACTACCCGGCGAGCGCCGACGACCGCGTCGTGGGCGCGCTCGTCACCGCGGCCGAGCGGCTGGACTACGACCACCACGTCGGGCTCACCGCCAGCACGGACAGCTTCTACGCCGGCCAGGGCCGCCCCGGCTTCCGGGGGTTCGAGGCCGCGGGGAGCGACGCACTCGTCGAGAACCTGCGCGAGGCGAACGTCCTCAACTTCGAGATGGAGGCCGCGGCGATCCTGACGCTCGCCAACCTCTACGGGCTCCGGGCGGGCGCGGTCTGTACCGTCTACGCCAACCGCGTCACCGGCGAGTTTCGCACCGAGGGCGAGCGCAAGGCCGCGAAAGTCGCGAGCGAGGCCGTCTCGATCCTCGCCGAGATGGACGACGCCGCCGAGGCTGCGGGCGTCGACCGGTGGCACCCCGGGCTCGGCCTGGGGGAGTGA